In Psychrobacter sp. P11G3, a single genomic region encodes these proteins:
- a CDS encoding P-loop NTPase fold protein, whose protein sequence is MWSDVESSEDYLNFGEVSDLAVDILSAKNMLPISIGIFGNWGAGKSSLLKLIETKLEDDEQDYIVINFDAWLYQGFDDARAALLEVIATRLLEEAEGDKDLVEKGKGLLKRVNIFRVLGLAAEGAALFAGVPTAGLLARGVNAISNATDGVQDEDEYTEGRAVVADVKNEFDKTIKPKEAKTPPQQIHAFRTEYEEILDALNKPVVIIIDNLDRCLPANAIHTLEAIRLFLFLKNTAFIIAADEEMIKSSVAEHFKGSSDRHQLDYIDKLIQVPIRVPKAGMREIRSYLFMLYAIEAGIDSTELSNLRQGLEAALQQSWKDDPITRNDALALLGFTEDNELAKSFERADRIAPILANSPIIHGNPRTVKRLLNVIKMRVKTAQRRDMPINEAIITKLVIFERCAGAAATKEFYSAIDKEKGKPNFLKALEDKNESVSLPESLNQRRDFINEWCLLEPKLSEIDLRPAIYLSRETIPLGSYVTGLSPIGRVALESLSKTKKVSSPAAKKSLEELVIEEQVPVMEGLISHLRNVSDWNAQPEGFAGAFILAEYSSEAAKVFVRYLNGLNENPPWMNMMLKSQSWYKE, encoded by the coding sequence ATGTGGTCTGACGTTGAATCAAGTGAAGATTATCTTAATTTTGGTGAAGTATCGGATCTTGCGGTTGATATTTTATCTGCTAAAAATATGCTTCCTATTTCAATTGGAATTTTCGGTAACTGGGGAGCGGGAAAGTCTTCGCTTCTCAAGCTTATTGAAACTAAACTTGAAGATGACGAGCAGGATTATATCGTAATAAATTTTGATGCATGGCTTTATCAAGGTTTCGATGATGCAAGAGCCGCCCTTCTAGAAGTAATAGCTACAAGACTTTTAGAAGAAGCTGAAGGAGATAAAGACTTAGTAGAGAAAGGTAAAGGTTTACTTAAGCGAGTGAATATTTTTAGAGTATTAGGGCTAGCTGCAGAAGGTGCTGCACTATTTGCTGGTGTTCCTACAGCAGGACTTCTTGCGAGAGGAGTTAATGCTATTAGTAATGCAACCGATGGAGTTCAAGACGAGGATGAGTATACAGAAGGTCGTGCTGTAGTAGCGGATGTGAAAAATGAGTTTGATAAAACGATAAAACCTAAAGAAGCTAAAACTCCTCCTCAACAAATCCATGCTTTTAGAACAGAATATGAAGAAATATTAGATGCATTGAATAAGCCTGTTGTTATTATTATTGATAATTTAGATCGCTGTTTGCCTGCTAATGCAATCCACACACTTGAAGCTATTCGATTGTTTTTGTTCCTTAAAAACACAGCTTTTATAATTGCTGCTGATGAAGAAATGATTAAATCTTCAGTTGCTGAGCATTTCAAAGGCAGTTCAGATAGACACCAGCTTGATTACATAGATAAACTCATTCAAGTGCCTATCCGCGTGCCCAAAGCTGGTATGAGAGAGATTCGTTCTTACTTATTTATGCTATATGCTATTGAAGCTGGAATCGACTCTACTGAACTAAGTAATCTTAGACAGGGATTAGAAGCTGCTCTACAACAGTCTTGGAAAGATGATCCTATCACTAGAAATGATGCATTAGCTCTGCTCGGATTTACTGAGGATAACGAGTTAGCAAAATCATTTGAACGAGCAGACCGTATTGCTCCAATATTAGCTAACTCACCAATTATTCATGGAAACCCAAGAACTGTAAAAAGATTGCTAAATGTAATAAAAATGCGTGTTAAAACTGCGCAGCGGCGTGACATGCCGATTAACGAAGCTATTATTACTAAACTAGTAATATTCGAAAGATGTGCTGGAGCAGCTGCAACTAAGGAATTCTATAGTGCAATTGATAAAGAGAAAGGTAAACCTAATTTTCTTAAAGCTTTAGAAGACAAAAATGAATCAGTATCTCTACCAGAGTCACTAAATCAACGACGCGATTTCATTAACGAGTGGTGTTTACTTGAGCCTAAGCTAAGTGAAATCGATCTAAGACCAGCAATTTATTTATCTCGTGAGACTATACCACTAGGTAGTTATGTAACTGGTTTGTCTCCAATAGGTAGAGTCGCATTAGAATCTTTAAGTAAGACTAAGAAAGTATCATCTCCAGCTGCTAAGAAAAGTCTAGAAGAGCTTGTAATAGAAGAGCAGGTTCCCGTTATGGAAGGCCTTATTAGTCATTTAAGAAATGTTTCTGATTGGAATGCGCAGCCAGAAGGATTCGCAGGAGCTTTTATACTTGCAGAATACTCTTCAGAAGCTGCAAAAGTTTTTGTTAGATATTTAAATGGGCTAAATGAAAATCCGCCTTGGATGAACATGATGTTGAAAAGTCAATCTTGGTATAAGGAATAA